One Virgibacillus proomii DNA window includes the following coding sequences:
- a CDS encoding sugar kinase gives MDVITIGEAMIVFNPGSTGPLKFVHTFEKQVGGAELNVAIGCSRLGLKSGYISRLGNDEFGCYIRNFIRGEGIDISQLAFVDGYPTSLNFKERMEDGSTRTFYYRDKSPLVTMTVDDLDESYIQRAKILHLTGIYPAIDDRNIAVMEKAIDLAKKHHVKVSFDPNIRLRMWSKEKAKEVLEQFLPQVDILLTGDEEMEIIIGEKDPLSIIKKTKELGISFVAVKQADKGSVGYYQGDIVKAAPVPALKVADTVGAGDGFNAGVLYGLQQNWDLTEILHFANTIGSMVVRVVGDNEGLPYYEEVLQQLGKIKRIDR, from the coding sequence ATGGATGTTATAACGATAGGCGAAGCAATGATCGTATTTAATCCAGGATCTACGGGACCATTGAAGTTTGTTCACACATTTGAAAAGCAAGTTGGCGGTGCAGAACTCAATGTAGCTATTGGCTGCTCCCGATTAGGACTCAAATCAGGTTATATTAGCAGGCTTGGAAATGATGAGTTTGGCTGTTATATCCGTAATTTTATTCGCGGGGAAGGTATTGATATATCACAACTAGCTTTCGTTGATGGTTACCCTACCTCGCTGAATTTTAAAGAAAGAATGGAGGATGGCAGCACTCGAACGTTTTATTATCGGGATAAATCACCGTTGGTAACGATGACGGTGGATGATTTAGATGAAAGCTATATCCAACGAGCAAAGATTCTGCATCTTACTGGGATATACCCAGCCATTGATGATCGAAATATTGCTGTCATGGAAAAAGCCATTGATCTTGCTAAAAAGCATCATGTAAAAGTTTCTTTTGATCCAAATATTCGCTTGCGGATGTGGTCTAAGGAAAAAGCGAAAGAAGTATTAGAACAGTTTTTGCCTCAGGTCGATATTTTGCTTACCGGTGATGAGGAAATGGAAATAATAATTGGTGAAAAAGACCCGTTATCGATTATTAAAAAAACAAAGGAATTAGGAATTTCTTTTGTAGCAGTTAAGCAAGCTGATAAAGGATCAGTCGGTTATTATCAAGGAGACATTGTAAAGGCAGCTCCTGTTCCAGCTCTAAAAGTTGCTGATACCGTAGGAGCGGGTGATGGTTTTAATGCTGGCGTACTTTACGGCTTGCAACAAAATTGGGATTTAACTGAGATATTACATTTCGCCAATACGATAGGTTCGATGGTGGTGCGGGTTGTTGGAGATAACGAGGGACTCCCATATTATGAAGAAGTACTTCAACAGCTTGGCAAAATCAAACGGATTGACAGGTAA
- the rpiA gene encoding ribose-5-phosphate isomerase RpiA: MNDVNRDKRAAAKAAVAYVNSGMTIGLGTGSTVNYLLDELAKQIGQGLEVEGIPTSIKTEKLAREKGIPLTDFSETTKVDLAIDGADEVDSQLQLIKGGGGSLVREKIVAAAADQLIIIVDASKRVSKLGAFPLPIEVVPFGWEKTAERIAAYGCTPVLRKSGSDPFISDNGNYILDCLFQTIAQPEQLHQQMKQLVGVVETGLFLHMTDRLLVARNGIVDVITNHTID, from the coding sequence ATGAATGATGTAAATAGAGATAAACGCGCAGCTGCAAAAGCTGCCGTGGCCTACGTTAATTCTGGGATGACAATTGGGTTAGGAACCGGTTCAACGGTAAATTACCTGTTAGATGAATTAGCAAAGCAAATTGGTCAAGGATTAGAAGTAGAAGGGATTCCTACATCGATAAAAACGGAAAAGCTAGCAAGAGAAAAAGGGATTCCGTTGACTGACTTTTCCGAAACGACGAAGGTTGATCTTGCCATTGACGGGGCCGATGAAGTGGATTCACAGTTACAGCTAATTAAAGGTGGCGGTGGATCGCTCGTACGCGAAAAAATTGTAGCAGCAGCAGCTGATCAGCTTATTATTATTGTTGATGCTTCAAAGAGAGTGTCTAAGCTAGGAGCTTTTCCATTACCGATTGAAGTCGTGCCCTTTGGCTGGGAAAAAACAGCGGAAAGAATTGCGGCATATGGATGTACTCCGGTATTAAGGAAAAGCGGAAGTGATCCGTTCATTTCTGATAATGGTAATTATATTTTGGATTGCTTATTTCAAACAATTGCACAGCCGGAGCAATTACATCAACAAATGAAACAATTAGTTGGCGTAGTGGAAACAGGGTTATTTCTCCACATGACCGATAGACTTTTAGTTGCAAGAAATGGGATTGTCGACGTAATCACAAATCATACTATAGATTAG
- a CDS encoding bifunctional 4-hydroxy-2-oxoglutarate aldolase/2-dehydro-3-deoxy-phosphogluconate aldolase gives MEPIKVIKETKVVAVIRKANEKNIVAILQALAAGGVKAVEITAETPNVASVIAVAHEKMKDDICIGAGTVLDPETARLVMLAGADFIVSPTLNIATLKLANRYGIPVIPGVLTPTEIVTAYEHGASMVKIFPAETVGTSYIKNILGPLPHIEAMVTGGITLNNMNDYLKQGAKAVGIGSNLVNAPSLTTEADYEQLTKTAGEYIKRAAE, from the coding sequence ATGGAACCTATAAAAGTTATTAAAGAAACCAAGGTAGTTGCTGTGATAAGAAAGGCAAATGAGAAAAATATTGTAGCGATCTTACAAGCTTTAGCTGCTGGAGGAGTAAAGGCAGTAGAAATCACTGCAGAAACTCCAAATGTAGCAAGCGTCATTGCAGTCGCACACGAAAAAATGAAAGACGATATTTGTATTGGAGCAGGGACAGTACTTGATCCAGAAACAGCGAGATTGGTTATGTTAGCAGGAGCGGATTTTATTGTTTCGCCAACATTAAATATAGCGACACTTAAGCTGGCAAATCGTTACGGCATCCCAGTGATACCAGGAGTGTTAACCCCAACAGAGATTGTGACAGCCTATGAACATGGAGCAAGCATGGTAAAAATCTTTCCAGCTGAAACGGTAGGAACTTCCTATATTAAAAATATTTTAGGCCCACTTCCACATATTGAAGCAATGGTAACTGGCGGCATAACGTTAAATAATATGAATGATTATTTAAAACAAGGTGCTAAAGCAGTAGGAATCGGCAGTAATCTTGTTAACGCACCATCATTAACAACAGAAGCAGACTATGAACAGTTAACCAAAACGGCAGGGGAATATATAAAACGAGCAGCGGAATAA
- the hxlB gene encoding 6-phospho-3-hexuloisomerase, which translates to MRKTLDAIASEVTHVLQAVNSDELVVLAEELKRAKSIFVAGTGRSGLIGKAFAIRMMHSGFSVYVVGETITPSMESDDLLLIISGSGNTGTLTYFAEKAMAIHAKIALVTANRRSKITKYTHCLVEVPAATKQRLTSEPITIQPLGSQFDQAAHIVLDAVIAYLIRQYPEQTSEQALLQKHANLE; encoded by the coding sequence ATGAGGAAGACACTAGATGCTATAGCATCAGAAGTAACTCACGTATTACAAGCAGTTAATTCAGATGAACTAGTGGTATTAGCAGAAGAGCTAAAACGGGCGAAATCTATCTTCGTAGCAGGAACAGGAAGATCAGGTTTGATTGGAAAAGCGTTTGCCATTCGGATGATGCATAGTGGTTTTTCTGTTTATGTTGTTGGAGAGACAATTACCCCAAGTATGGAGTCTGATGACTTATTATTAATTATTTCTGGTTCTGGCAATACAGGGACACTGACGTACTTTGCTGAAAAAGCAATGGCTATCCATGCGAAGATTGCTTTAGTAACAGCCAATCGGCGATCTAAAATTACGAAGTATACGCATTGTCTTGTAGAAGTTCCGGCTGCTACAAAACAGCGGCTGACCTCAGAGCCGATTACTATTCAGCCGTTAGGCAGTCAATTTGATCAAGCCGCCCATATCGTGTTAGATGCTGTCATTGCCTATTTAATACGGCAGTATCCCGAGCAAACGTCAGAACAAGCATTATTGCAAAAACATGCCAATTTAGAGTGA
- a CDS encoding LacI family DNA-binding transcriptional regulator: protein MKKVTIADVAAYANVSKSTVSQFLNKRFDYMGEDTKKRIELAIAELGYQPNIIARSLKQKSTKTIGVIVANILHGFSTQIIRAIEDYCHKEKFHVIVCNADDNSAKEKGYIDMLRAKQVDGIITFPTSENKDLYQELIDEKYPFVFMDRLVPEIDMDAVLLDNHQASQLAVDQFIASGYQKIAIISPPIQQPVTPRLERIAGYKAALANNGISYNKAYLASGDFSEMQQLIRNLLTLSDPPEAILALNDRILFEILQYIKNNHVRIPDELAIIGIDDVVFASFYRPALTTVAQPTFEMGKKAAQLLFRQIKNREVRMKANVYRFTPQLINRESC from the coding sequence ATGAAAAAAGTCACCATTGCTGATGTAGCAGCATATGCAAATGTTTCTAAAAGTACTGTATCGCAATTCTTAAATAAACGATTTGATTATATGGGGGAAGATACCAAAAAACGAATTGAGTTAGCAATTGCGGAACTAGGTTATCAGCCAAACATCATCGCTAGAAGTTTGAAGCAAAAATCTACCAAGACAATAGGTGTTATTGTTGCAAATATTCTTCATGGTTTTTCTACGCAAATTATTCGGGCAATTGAAGATTATTGCCATAAAGAAAAATTCCATGTCATTGTTTGCAACGCCGATGACAATTCGGCAAAGGAAAAAGGTTATATTGATATGTTACGTGCTAAGCAGGTTGATGGAATTATTACGTTTCCAACTAGCGAAAATAAAGACTTGTACCAAGAATTAATTGATGAAAAATATCCTTTTGTATTTATGGATAGACTAGTACCAGAAATAGACATGGATGCTGTATTACTGGATAATCATCAGGCCTCTCAATTAGCGGTTGATCAATTTATTGCTTCTGGATATCAAAAAATAGCTATAATTTCCCCGCCAATACAGCAACCAGTAACACCGAGACTAGAGAGGATAGCAGGTTACAAAGCAGCATTAGCAAACAACGGTATTTCCTATAATAAAGCATATTTAGCAAGTGGCGATTTTTCTGAAATGCAGCAACTCATTCGAAACCTATTGACATTATCGGACCCACCTGAAGCTATACTTGCTTTAAATGACCGTATCCTGTTTGAAATACTGCAATATATAAAGAATAATCACGTTCGCATTCCAGATGAATTGGCAATTATTGGTATTGATGATGTGGTGTTTGCCTCATTTTATCGTCCAGCATTAACGACAGTTGCGCAACCGACTTTTGAAATGGGCAAAAAAGCTGCTCAATTACTATTTAGGCAAATAAAGAATAGAGAAGTACGAATGAAAGCAAATGTTTATCGTTTTACACCACAATTAATAAATAGAGAATCTTGTTAA
- a CDS encoding lysoplasmalogenase, which translates to MQVNRLPALIFAISVLYIFIIPSEPIQLKLFFKLVPMILIIMYAFLKLPKQKTKTHWLLLIGLGFCTIGDGTLHWFVVGLTAFLIGHLFYLTSFLFQWRFSKWRVACVLPIMIYSLLFGSKLIHALSNSEEQALIFPVSLYIIAIASMAWFAIMTGNGFVILGSILFVISDSILAWNMFVSPVNYEHVLVMSTYYAAQFFIAHSISRLGKKQTRIVW; encoded by the coding sequence TTGCAAGTTAATCGTTTGCCAGCTCTTATTTTTGCTATTAGTGTCTTATATATTTTTATTATTCCCTCCGAACCTATCCAGTTAAAATTGTTTTTTAAATTAGTCCCAATGATACTAATTATAATGTACGCCTTCTTGAAATTACCAAAGCAAAAAACAAAAACACATTGGCTACTTTTGATTGGATTAGGCTTTTGCACCATCGGTGATGGAACGTTGCATTGGTTTGTTGTTGGTCTTACAGCCTTTTTGATTGGTCATTTATTCTATCTAACTAGTTTTCTTTTTCAATGGAGATTTTCCAAATGGAGGGTTGCATGTGTTCTCCCCATCATGATTTATTCCTTGCTGTTTGGAAGTAAACTTATCCATGCACTTTCGAATTCTGAAGAACAAGCCCTCATTTTCCCTGTTAGTTTATATATTATTGCCATCGCTAGTATGGCTTGGTTTGCCATTATGACAGGAAATGGCTTTGTCATCTTAGGCAGTATCTTATTTGTTATTTCGGACTCTATTTTGGCATGGAATATGTTTGTTTCGCCTGTTAACTATGAGCATGTACTCGTTATGTCTACGTATTATGCTGCTCAATTTTTCATTGCCCATAGCATCAGCAGGTTAGGTAAAAAGCAAACACGCATAGTTTGGTAA